In Scophthalmus maximus strain ysfricsl-2021 chromosome 5, ASM2237912v1, whole genome shotgun sequence, a single window of DNA contains:
- the phactr4a gene encoding phosphatase and actin regulator 4A isoform X5, which translates to MGRIFKPWKWRKKKPSEKFAETSITLERKISVRKSRQELIARGLLKDIPENESNNVIHSKAPPVKNGHPVPMDVDRVSEAGARVSRGESDMKVNPLRLVQGEERRGRVASDASRTNRAPLDVDSHARLAVEADRRSRLPSDVDKKGGSLPRGPPQDDRYRREERRDGRDEREDRGRKDREDVERKDRDIRDRPEWRDDRERRDERRGGDERERRDRDERERKDRDERERRDRDEKERRDRDEKERRDRDEKERRDRDERERRDRDEKERREREEKERRDRDERERRDHRDRRDDRDRRPEREKRENRDERKDDREDKERKDARAERDERERKDDRDRREDRERREDRWDEWAKRNERERRDEREKRGEKERREKLDDLRPLLRPVSELSLRPSLQKSSSEENKKTRPASESDRRSTLPRNSPTTEFRDRSESAVVRSTPDPHPMQDSQQEPAPPKHALLPPRSLTAPSTESGRSPTPSSSSSSSSSSTSSSSSSAPVAVAKPPRTVSLIADDPPRPSSADTDTPPPVPPHAKQPPAPPPKPTNRNSNPALLASSLNRGSKARQPCYWTSWRRQSELGLYLSLPAYVRHGAAGNSSAELSQPGIGVIVVPAPAKRSPPTPPKRMTPVTKRHSVDPSPPGQVPESAAADPSAAPALSHPAVLKGDNSEDKTAVPQTATDPLPPPPSHIPPSPPRDHAIQPPSSNPSVPLPSIEADPPSPTTEPPSQLPSIPLHILIQRALASPGPAQANPDGSQRAHSLLFESPPDFLTEVGGNSRNSLPITIEPLRLPDDDDFDMEEEIRKLQPHRPPRQPELEPRSRRGLIGDHRVSVIPEVRGPGDSEEESDSDGPILYREDDDDDDDDDDDDEGPPSGLASRVKRKDTLALKLEREEREERDTQENHDGMSWHNKEQWLALKNKIGTTLTRRLSQRPSADELEQRNILQAKNESDRRLERCEIKRRLTRKLSQRPTVAELQARKILRFHEYVESTHAHDYDRRADKPWTKLTPADKAAIRKELNEFKSSEMEVHKESRIYTRFHRP; encoded by the exons ATGGGGAGGATCTTCAAGCCCTGgaaatggaggaagaagaagccaAGCGAGAAGTTTGCTGAAACGTCTATAA CTTTGGAAAGAAAGATTTCTGTTCGAAAAAGTCGCCAAGAGCTGATTGCGAGAGGTCTTCTAAAGGATATCCCAGAGAATG AGAGCAATAATGTGATCCACTCCAAAGCTCCACCAGTGAAAAATGGGCACCCGGTGCCAATGGACGTGGACAGGGTGTCGGAAGCTGGCGCTCGAGTGTCTCGAGGGGAGTCTGACATGAAGGTGAATCCCCTCAGGCTCGTCCAGGGAGAGGAGCGTCGAGGCAGAGTGGCGTCTGATGCCTCCAGAACTAACCGCGCACCTCTGGATGTGGACTCTCACGCCCGGCTGGCAGTGGAAGCAGACAGGCGAAGCCGTCTGCCATCAGATGTTGATAAGAAAGGGGGATCTCTACCCCGAGGGCCTCCTCAAGATGATAGATACCGTCGAGAAGAAAGGAGGGAcggaagagatgagagggaagacagaggaaggaaggacaggGAAGACGTGGAGAGAAAGGACAGAGACATCAGAGATAGGCCAGAATGGAGGGATGACCGTGAGAGGAGAGACGAAAGGAGAGGTGGTGACGAGAGGGAACGAAGAGATCGGGATGAGAGGGAAAGGAAGGATAGGGAtgagagggaaaggagggaTAGGgatgagaaggaaaggagggatagggatgagaaggaaaggagggatagggatgagaaggaaaggagggatcgggatgagagggaaaggagggaTAGGGatgagaaggaaaggagagaacgCGAAGAGAAGGAACGGAGAGATCGtgatgagagagaaaggagagaccACCGAGACAGGAGAGATGATCGGGATCGGCGGcctgagagggaaaagagagagaaccgggatgagagaaaagatgacagagaggacaaggagaggaaagatgCACGGGCAGAACGAGACGAGCGAGAGAGGAAAGACGACCGAGACAGGcgggaagacagagagaggagagaggacaggtgGGATGAATGGGCCAAAAGAAACGAAAGAGAGCGTCGAGATGAgcgggagaagaggggggagaaggagaggagagaaaagctgGACGACCTGCGGCCTTTACTCCGGCCCGTCTCGGAGTTGAGCCTGCGGCCTTCTCTACAGAAGAGCTCgtcagaggaaaacaagaaGACTCGTCCTGCCTCGGAGTCCGACCGGAGGAGTACGCTGCCCAGAAACTCACCAACCACAGAGTTCAGAGATCGCTCAG AGTCCGCTGTTGTCCGCTCCACCCCTGACCCTCATCCGATGCAAGACTCCCAGCAGGAACCTGCCCCACCCAAACACGCTCTGCTTCCCCCCAGATCCCTCACCGCTCCCTCCACGGAGTCCGGCAGGAGTccgaccccctcctcctcctcttcatcctcctcctcctctacctcgtcctcctcctcctccgctcccgTGGCCGTGGCCAAGCCGCCGAGGACCGTCTCTCTGATAGCCGACGATCCACCCCGACCCTCCTCGGCTGACACTGACACGCCTCCCCCTGTCCCTCCCCATGCCAAGCAGCCTCCCGCCCCACCACCCAAACCCACCAACCGCAACAGCAACCCCGCACTGCTGG CTTCCTCATTGAACAGGGGCTCTAAGGCCAGGCAGCCTTGTTACTGGACCAGCTGGAGGCGTCAGAGTGAGCTCGGCCTCTACCTCTCCCTTCCTGCGTACGTGCGGCATGGGGCTGCAGGGAACTCCTCAG CGGAGCTTTCACAGCCTGGAATCGGTGTCATTGTCGTCCCAGCACCCGCCAAGCGCTCTCCGCCAACCCCACCCAAGAGGATGACCCCTGTCACCAAGCGCCATTCTGTGGATCCTTCCCCTCCCGGACAGGTCCcagagtctgctgctgctgacccgTCTGCTGCCCCTGCACTTTCGCACCCTGCTGTCCTTAAAGGAGATAACAGTGAGGATAAAACAGCAGTACCTCAGACTGCCACTGACCCTCTGCCTCCGCCGCCGTCCCACATacctccatcacctcccagGGATCATGCGATCCAGCCGCCCAGCTCCAACCCCTCTGTTCCGTTGCCCTCCATAGAAGCGGATCCCCCCAGCCCGACCACCGAGCCTCCCAGCCAGCTGCCATCCATCCCCCTACACATCCTCATCCAGAGAGCCCTGGCCAGCCCTGGCCCTGCTCAGGCCAACCCAGACGGTTCTCAGAGGGCCCACTCACTTCTGTTTGAGTCCCCTCCAGACTTCCTTACCGAGGTCGGGGGTAACTCGAGGAATTCTCTCCCCATCACGATTGAACCTCTCAGGCT GCCCGATGACGATGACTtcgacatggaggaggagattcGGAAGCTCCAGCCCCACAGGCCTCCCCGCCAGCCGGAACTGGAGCCCCGCAGCCGGAGGGGTTTGATCGGAGACCACAGAGTGAGCGTCATCCCTGAGGTCAGAGGCCCCGGGGACAGCGAGGAGGAGTCTGACTCCGACGGCCCCATCCTGTACagagaagacgacgacgacgatgatgatgatgatgacgacgatgaggGCCCTCCAA GTGGGTTGGCGAGCCGCGTAAAGAGGAAGGACACGCTGGCTCTGaagctggagagggaggagagagaggagagggacactCAGGAGAACCACGACGGCATGAGTTGGCACAACAAGGAGCAGTGGTTGGCACTGAAGAACAAGATCGGCACCACGCTGACACG GCGGCTGAGTCAGAGACCGAGCGCAGATGAGCTGGAGCAGAGGAACATTCTTCAAG CCAAGAACGAATCAGACCGACGATTAGAAAGATGCGAGATCAAACGGCGGCTCACCAGAAAG CTGTCCCAGAGACCCACGGTGGCCGAACTCCAGGCGAGGAAGATCCTGCGTTTCCACGAGTACGTTGAGTCAACGCACGCCCACGACTACGACCGGCGAGCGGATAAGCCGTGGACCAAGCTCACTCCTGCTGACAAG GCTGCCATCCGCAAGGAGCTGAACGAATTCAAGAGTTCGGAGATGGAGGTTCACAAGGAAAGCAGGATCTATACCCG gTTCCATCGGCCTTAG
- the phactr4a gene encoding phosphatase and actin regulator 4A isoform X4 — MGHSASSETVAQQPAQHNTDDEVDLQHGTKDGEEANSGGGTPPTKRKGKFSKMGRIFKPWKWRKKKPSEKFAETSITLERKISVRKSRQELIARGLLKDIPENESNNVIHSKAPPVKNGHPVPMDVDRVSEAGARVSRGESDMKVNPLRLVQGEERRGRVASDASRTNRAPLDVDSHARLAVEADRRSRLPSDVDKKGGSLPRGPPQDDRYRREERRDGRDEREDRGRKDREDVERKDRDIRDRPEWRDDRERRDERRGGDERERRDRDERERKDRDERERRDRDEKERRDRDEKERRDRDEKERRDRDERERRDRDEKERREREEKERRDRDERERRDHRDRRDDRDRRPEREKRENRDERKDDREDKERKDARAERDERERKDDRDRREDRERREDRWDEWAKRNERERRDEREKRGEKERREKLDDLRPLLRPVSELSLRPSLQKSSSEENKKTRPASESDRRSTLPRNSPTTEFRDRSESAVVRSTPDPHPMQDSQQEPAPPKHALLPPRSLTAPSTESGRSPTPSSSSSSSSSSTSSSSSSAPVAVAKPPRTVSLIADDPPRPSSADTDTPPPVPPHAKQPPAPPPKPTNRNSNPALLAELSQPGIGVIVVPAPAKRSPPTPPKRMTPVTKRHSVDPSPPGQVPESAAADPSAAPALSHPAVLKGDNSEDKTAVPQTATDPLPPPPSHIPPSPPRDHAIQPPSSNPSVPLPSIEADPPSPTTEPPSQLPSIPLHILIQRALASPGPAQANPDGSQRAHSLLFESPPDFLTEVGGNSRNSLPITIEPLRLPDDDDFDMEEEIRKLQPHRPPRQPELEPRSRRGLIGDHRVSVIPEVRGPGDSEEESDSDGPILYREDDDDDDDDDDDDEGPPSGLASRVKRKDTLALKLEREEREERDTQENHDGMSWHNKEQWLALKNKIGTTLTRRLSQRPSADELEQRNILQAKNESDRRLERCEIKRRLTRKLSQRPTVAELQARKILRFHEYVESTHAHDYDRRADKPWTKLTPADKAAIRKELNEFKSSEMEVHKESRIYTRFHRP, encoded by the exons ATGGGACACAGTGCTAGCAGTGAGACAGTGGCCCAGCAACCAGCCCAGCACAACACTG ACGATGAAGTCGACCTGCAACACGGAACAAAGGACGGTGAAGAAGCCAACTCTGGTGGGGGAACGCCTCCGACCAAACGCAAAGGCAAGTTCTCCAAGATGGGGAGGATCTTCAAGCCCTGgaaatggaggaagaagaagccaAGCGAGAAGTTTGCTGAAACGTCTATAA CTTTGGAAAGAAAGATTTCTGTTCGAAAAAGTCGCCAAGAGCTGATTGCGAGAGGTCTTCTAAAGGATATCCCAGAGAATG AGAGCAATAATGTGATCCACTCCAAAGCTCCACCAGTGAAAAATGGGCACCCGGTGCCAATGGACGTGGACAGGGTGTCGGAAGCTGGCGCTCGAGTGTCTCGAGGGGAGTCTGACATGAAGGTGAATCCCCTCAGGCTCGTCCAGGGAGAGGAGCGTCGAGGCAGAGTGGCGTCTGATGCCTCCAGAACTAACCGCGCACCTCTGGATGTGGACTCTCACGCCCGGCTGGCAGTGGAAGCAGACAGGCGAAGCCGTCTGCCATCAGATGTTGATAAGAAAGGGGGATCTCTACCCCGAGGGCCTCCTCAAGATGATAGATACCGTCGAGAAGAAAGGAGGGAcggaagagatgagagggaagacagaggaaggaaggacaggGAAGACGTGGAGAGAAAGGACAGAGACATCAGAGATAGGCCAGAATGGAGGGATGACCGTGAGAGGAGAGACGAAAGGAGAGGTGGTGACGAGAGGGAACGAAGAGATCGGGATGAGAGGGAAAGGAAGGATAGGGAtgagagggaaaggagggaTAGGgatgagaaggaaaggagggatagggatgagaaggaaaggagggatagggatgagaaggaaaggagggatcgggatgagagggaaaggagggaTAGGGatgagaaggaaaggagagaacgCGAAGAGAAGGAACGGAGAGATCGtgatgagagagaaaggagagaccACCGAGACAGGAGAGATGATCGGGATCGGCGGcctgagagggaaaagagagagaaccgggatgagagaaaagatgacagagaggacaaggagaggaaagatgCACGGGCAGAACGAGACGAGCGAGAGAGGAAAGACGACCGAGACAGGcgggaagacagagagaggagagaggacaggtgGGATGAATGGGCCAAAAGAAACGAAAGAGAGCGTCGAGATGAgcgggagaagaggggggagaaggagaggagagaaaagctgGACGACCTGCGGCCTTTACTCCGGCCCGTCTCGGAGTTGAGCCTGCGGCCTTCTCTACAGAAGAGCTCgtcagaggaaaacaagaaGACTCGTCCTGCCTCGGAGTCCGACCGGAGGAGTACGCTGCCCAGAAACTCACCAACCACAGAGTTCAGAGATCGCTCAG AGTCCGCTGTTGTCCGCTCCACCCCTGACCCTCATCCGATGCAAGACTCCCAGCAGGAACCTGCCCCACCCAAACACGCTCTGCTTCCCCCCAGATCCCTCACCGCTCCCTCCACGGAGTCCGGCAGGAGTccgaccccctcctcctcctcttcatcctcctcctcctctacctcgtcctcctcctcctccgctcccgTGGCCGTGGCCAAGCCGCCGAGGACCGTCTCTCTGATAGCCGACGATCCACCCCGACCCTCCTCGGCTGACACTGACACGCCTCCCCCTGTCCCTCCCCATGCCAAGCAGCCTCCCGCCCCACCACCCAAACCCACCAACCGCAACAGCAACCCCGCACTGCTGG CGGAGCTTTCACAGCCTGGAATCGGTGTCATTGTCGTCCCAGCACCCGCCAAGCGCTCTCCGCCAACCCCACCCAAGAGGATGACCCCTGTCACCAAGCGCCATTCTGTGGATCCTTCCCCTCCCGGACAGGTCCcagagtctgctgctgctgacccgTCTGCTGCCCCTGCACTTTCGCACCCTGCTGTCCTTAAAGGAGATAACAGTGAGGATAAAACAGCAGTACCTCAGACTGCCACTGACCCTCTGCCTCCGCCGCCGTCCCACATacctccatcacctcccagGGATCATGCGATCCAGCCGCCCAGCTCCAACCCCTCTGTTCCGTTGCCCTCCATAGAAGCGGATCCCCCCAGCCCGACCACCGAGCCTCCCAGCCAGCTGCCATCCATCCCCCTACACATCCTCATCCAGAGAGCCCTGGCCAGCCCTGGCCCTGCTCAGGCCAACCCAGACGGTTCTCAGAGGGCCCACTCACTTCTGTTTGAGTCCCCTCCAGACTTCCTTACCGAGGTCGGGGGTAACTCGAGGAATTCTCTCCCCATCACGATTGAACCTCTCAGGCT GCCCGATGACGATGACTtcgacatggaggaggagattcGGAAGCTCCAGCCCCACAGGCCTCCCCGCCAGCCGGAACTGGAGCCCCGCAGCCGGAGGGGTTTGATCGGAGACCACAGAGTGAGCGTCATCCCTGAGGTCAGAGGCCCCGGGGACAGCGAGGAGGAGTCTGACTCCGACGGCCCCATCCTGTACagagaagacgacgacgacgatgatgatgatgatgacgacgatgaggGCCCTCCAA GTGGGTTGGCGAGCCGCGTAAAGAGGAAGGACACGCTGGCTCTGaagctggagagggaggagagagaggagagggacactCAGGAGAACCACGACGGCATGAGTTGGCACAACAAGGAGCAGTGGTTGGCACTGAAGAACAAGATCGGCACCACGCTGACACG GCGGCTGAGTCAGAGACCGAGCGCAGATGAGCTGGAGCAGAGGAACATTCTTCAAG CCAAGAACGAATCAGACCGACGATTAGAAAGATGCGAGATCAAACGGCGGCTCACCAGAAAG CTGTCCCAGAGACCCACGGTGGCCGAACTCCAGGCGAGGAAGATCCTGCGTTTCCACGAGTACGTTGAGTCAACGCACGCCCACGACTACGACCGGCGAGCGGATAAGCCGTGGACCAAGCTCACTCCTGCTGACAAG GCTGCCATCCGCAAGGAGCTGAACGAATTCAAGAGTTCGGAGATGGAGGTTCACAAGGAAAGCAGGATCTATACCCG gTTCCATCGGCCTTAG